The nucleotide window GTCCGTTTCGTACCGCTGCGACCGAAATGCCGCCACCCAGGTGGGCCACAACAAAGTTTGCATCATCCAAATCCTTCCCGATTTCTTCTGCAACATTACGGGAAACAGCCTTGATATTTAGGGCATGCACATGACTTTTCCGTTCAATATCTGCAAGTCCTGAAATCCTTGCTTCATCAATTAGTTCATCCACGCATACTGGATCTACAATATAGGCTGGGATTTGATGAGAGCCAGCTATTTCCGCGGCAATAATTGATCCCAGGTTCGAAGCATGGTTGCCATATTTCCCTGAGCCTGCATCATTTAGCAAATTTTCATCCACTATATACGTCCCGCTGTCCATTGGCTTCAGCATTCCGCCCCGGCTAACGACTGCGTCGAGTTCTGAAGGCTTGAATTTCGCCAATCGTAAAGCCTCCATAATGGACTCAAGCCTGTATGGAAGCTGATCTGCTAGTTCCGGCAGCTTCAAGATGTCTGCATCAGCATGGCGGATCGTCTCTTCATAAAGTGAATTTTCGTCTTCATAAACTGCTATCTTTGTAGAAGTTGACCCTGGATTTATTGCTAGGATTTTCATCATCCCCCTCCTATCTTCCAACGCTGACCGTTGTATTGGAGGCTGCAACGACGGCCAGTGCGATCGAAGCCAATTTTGCTTCTGCTGCATCTGACCTGGAATTCAATACGAGCGGTATTTTTGCACCCAACACAATTCCTGCCATCGTCCCCTTCGCAAAATACGTGATCGCCTTGCCAAGGAAGTTTCCTGCCTCTATTGTAGGGACAATCAGTAAATCCGCTGCTCCCTCCAGCTCGCTGTCCAATCCTTTATGCAGCAGGGATTCCCTGCTGATGGCGAGGTCGAGCGGAAGCGGTCCTTCTATCAGCAGCTCCTGGCTGTATTCATTTTTTATCAGCATGGCCAGATGATCGGCTTCCACGGTCACAGGCATTTTCTCGCTGACTCGTTCGTTCGCTGCTAAAATCGCTACCCGCGGATGGTTCACTTCAATTGTGCTCAGGAACTCGACCGCATTCTGGATGATTTCCTTCTTTTGCTGAAAATCTGGCGCTATATTTATTCCGCCATCACTCATACTGATTAGCTGCTCGGCACCTGGGATGTCGAACACGGAGATATGGCTGATGACACGCCCAGTTTTTAAGTTAAGCTCCTTATCCAACACTCCTTTTAAAAATGGTGTGCTATTTACGAAGCCTTTCATGATTGCCTGTACTTGACCTTCACTTGCCAGTTTTGCAGCAATAAAGGCATTTTCATTTTCAGTATAGGCAGGATAAATAGGATATGCCTCTACTGAAAAATCGAGTTCCCTAGCCAATTCAATAATCTTTTTCGGATCGCCCACTAGAAAAGGTTCAATGATGCCAAGCTCGACAGCCGCTTTCACCGCTTCAAGTACATCCCGGTCGTGGGCAGCCGCGACGCTTAATTTTACAGGCCGCCTTGTTCGCGCCGCATCAATGACATCTTTAAAGCTTTTATAGCGCATGCTTCTCACCTCCTGTTGCTTAGCCTGTATATTTGCTTTGGATTCTGCCGATTTTTTCAATCTTCGCTTCTACTAATATATTTGCGGCTTTATACGTTGGTAGATCATGAGTTTTGGAGATTTTGTATATTTTTCCGAGAATATCATAGATCATGCTCGCATTTTTGAACGCCCAGTCCTTGCTGTACTCATGGAGTTCATCCGCCACCTGGATTAATCCGCCCGCGTATTTTCCTGATCAATAAACATTTGTAAGCCCTTACACACATTCATTATAAAGGCTGTATCAGCTGCTTACGGTGATATATCTTACACTTCTATGGCAAATCAACTGGAAAAAATCATTAATATTTTCCAGTTCGCCAATAAAATCATAAAATCGCGAATAAAATTTTATTTTCACCAATAAACCTATGAAAATCGCGAATTAAACCGTATTTTTGCCAATAAACCTATAAAAATCGCGAATATCATCCGTATTTTCTGCAATAAGTAGCTATGCTAAGGAATTTTTATTTAAAGTCGAGCGGCCTGCCTCCGAAAAGTTAGTGTGCAACCTTCTCTTTTGGGCAATCACTTGGGCTTTTTTCTTATTGAACGCCAGGAAACCAGCCTGGTGTATGGATGATTGCTTGCGTCTCGAGGAGTTAGGAGCCGCAGCTAGAAAAGCGACTCGAGGTGCTACGCGCTGGAGCTGGATTAAGAGAACTACCTGTAGTTATCCCAGTTAAATAATTTTATTAATTCCAAAATAAAGACACTCTGCTACTGCAGAATGCCTTCTTGATTTTTATTTTTGATCAGCAATTCTTCGATTGCTTCCACTGGTAACGGTCTGCTGAAATGGTAGCCTTGTCCTATCATACAACCATTTTCCAGCAAAAATCCAACCTGTTCCTGTTCTTCAACACCTTCTGCAATCACACTAAATTTAAGGTTGTGCCCCATGTCAATAATCGTCTTGACCATTGCTCCCTGGTTGGAATGATGGATGATATCATCAACGAAGGATTTGTCGATTTTGATTTTATCAATCGGAAAATGCTTCAGAAGGCTTAACGATGAATATCCGGTTCCAAAATCGTCAATCGCCAGCGTTACGCCAAGCTCCTTCAGTTGGTCTAAAATCAATGCTGTTTTCTCGCTGTTCTGCATGACACTCTCTGTGATTTCAAAATCTAGATAATTTGGTGCCAGCTGAGTATCGAACAGCACTTGTTTAATGCAGTCAATGAACGTGTCTTCCTGCATCTGGCGAACAGATATGTTCACTGACATCGGTATTGGGCTGTAGCCTTTCTCCTGCCATTCTTTGTTTTGTGCCGCTGCCTTTTCCAGCACCCATTTGCCAAGAGGAACAATCAATCCTGTTTCTTCGACCATAGGGATGAATTCAGCGGGTGAGATGATGCCTTTCTCAGGATGCACCCAGCGCACAAGTGCTTCTACCCCGATGATTTCCCCGGTTTCCAGATTCACCTGTGGCTGATAATGGAGCGTAAGCTGGTTTTGCTCCAACGCTTTCCTTAGCCCATTTTCGAGCTCCATTTTGCGAGAGGAGAGCCCGTGCAGCTTGTCGGTATAAAACTGGTAGTTGTTCTTCCCTCGTTCTTTGGCAAGGTACATCGCCGTATCCGCATGCTTGATCAGTGTTTCCTCATCCTGCCCGTCAGCAGGTGCCATGCTGATTCCAATGCTTGGAGTAACGAAGAACTCCTGACCTTCAATAGTCATCCCAGCATTAAACTCAACAAGAATTCTTTCTGCGACCTCAATGACTTGGTCCTTATCGAAATCCTTGAGTACAATGATAAATTCATCACCGCCCTGGCGTGATACTAGCCCTTGGTCTTTGACTGCACTCTTCAACCTGCTGGCTACAACCTTTAACAATAGGTCGCCAACACTGTGGCCTTTCGTATCATTGATAATCTTGAAACGATCGAGATCAAGAAAGAGTACAGCGAGCTTCCCGTTGCCGTTTGATAGAACAGCATTCAGGTGCTTCCTGACCATATTCCGATTCGGCAGCCCGGTAAGAACGTCATAATAGGCCATATATTTAATGGTTTTTTCTGCCTTCTTGCGCTGCGTCAAATCACGGTCTACAATTTGTTCAGCCATTCTTCCTTCATATAAAATCGGCATCGCAGACATTTCAACATCGATTAATTGTCCGCCTATCTTTGTCGCTTTAAATTCAAACCACAATTTTTCCTCAAAATTCTCATCTATTGTTAATTCACGATTTTTTATACGAGCCAGTACATCAAGCGGAATAAGCTTGGATATCGGCTGTCCAATCAATTCCTCTGGGCTTTTCGCATTGTACAGCTTGCATCCGGCTTCATTGATATAATCCAGCTTTCCTCTGCTGTATACAGCAATTAAATCAGGGGACATTTCCACTAGGCTGCGATAGCGTCCTTCACTTTCTTGCCGGTCGGTTATATCGAAAAGGACACTGGTAAAATCAACAAAATTTCCGTTTTCATCAATGACGGGAATGCCTCGATCCTGAATCCAGCGCACTTCTCCATCGGGCCGAATAATCCGATACACACTGGTGACTGCTTCTCCTCTTGATAAGCCATCTTCTCTGACAGCTAAAATATGCAGGTCATCAGGGTGGATAACTTTTTTCCATAGAGTGTTGTCATGATAAAACTCTTCAGAAGAATGTCCGTATAGTTTTTCGATACCAGATGTTATCAGCAATGTGTCCGTCTTCAAATCATGCGACCAGATCGCTACATCCAGAGTATCAAAAATGCTTTTCAGTCTCTTTTTATGTCCTTCCAAATCCTCGGATGCATGATTCACCGCTTTGAATATCCGTAAGACCAATGCGATAAAAACAATGGAGACAGCCAGATCAATCATATAGCCAACACCTTTACTTATGGGAAAATAAAATGAAGTCAGCCAATCAATCAACTCGGTAAACAACAGAAAAAAAACGATAATGAATCCGGTGTTCCTTTGTAACTTTCCGTCACTGCCCATTCAAACATTTCCCCCTGTGCCAGGCTGTAAAAAATCCAATATTCCTTTATTAACATAACAAATATTCTAAGTCACGCACAATGGAATTATTCCACACAGCCAATAAATTGTCATTTCTTACCCTGGCATACATGGGGACACATTAAAGGGCAATCCCTAGCACCGTTGATAATTCACGCTTTTTCTCGTTCAAATAGATGTGGTCGAGGTCCTTTAACTTGTTTGAATCGAACTTTTCCATGCTGTAGATATACAGCTCCCAAATGCTTTTCTTTAAGGAATCGTCAGCTGTTTTTCCAATCAAAAGAAAAGCGTCGATGAGGGCGGTCAGAATGGAAAAATCCTGGCTTCCATAATGGATTATTTGATAAAAGGATAAATATAAAATATCCATCGTCCGCTTTTGCTTCCCAATAATCCTCGGCTGCATATCTTCATCATAATAGGCTATATAGCGTCCATTCGAACGGACACGGCATAGATGGGACAAGGCCATGCCCAAATAGGAAATACAGACTCTTGCTGTGTTTGGGTCGTTAATTCCGGGTGAGATGGCTCTCAAGGCAACTTCTACAATCTTCTGAAGCGCAAATTCTGGATCTTGGATTGATGACCGCTCCTTCCCCAGCTTCAAGTATTGATTCAGGACGGCTTCGATATCCTCATCGATTTCACCGCTATGATGGATTCTGAAGGCGATACTGTCCTCTGTCAGAAAATCACCGTTCAGGAAATTGGCTTCAACCCCGAGTGCGTTCTGAGATGCATATTTCAATAACCCTTCATAGTCGGTCAGTTGGACGTAGCCATAGTCTCTGCATTTTACATCGCGGACGAATTCATAGGTGAAACCAGCATCTTTCCTGTCATTTATCACATTCGTGTAGTCACTTTCCAATATATCTTCCTGTCTCCTAATGACCTTTAATGCGCCCTCAGTAATCTCCCGGATCAGCGTGCTCACCTGAACGGAGGTTGCGACATTATGGATAAAATAAGCGAAGAATGCGAGGCAAATGAACGCAATGAAGACTCCAACCGTAGCTGAAATCACCTGACTCTCATACCAAGTTTCACTCATGAACAGCAGCGACAGAATCGAGTAGACGAAGCCGCCCATGAAGATTCCGAGCACACGCATCGTCACAGGATCCTCGACAAAGTTACTTAGCGTCCTCGGTGAAAATTGTGATGAATATGTAGTCAGCACGACCATGATCGTAGAAAAAGTAATCGTCGTCATCGTCAGCAGCGCTCCAGAAATCGTTCCTAAAATCGTCTGTGCCAGCTCGACATTAGTCAGCAGGAACGATGGGACTATTCCCTGTGCCAGCTCATTATGATCGATATATATCACAGCCAATGCGAGCAGGAATGCGAGTACACTATA belongs to Mesobacillus subterraneus and includes:
- the buk gene encoding butyrate kinase yields the protein MMKILAINPGSTSTKIAVYEDENSLYEETIRHADADILKLPELADQLPYRLESIMEALRLAKFKPSELDAVVSRGGMLKPMDSGTYIVDENLLNDAGSGKYGNHASNLGSIIAAEIAGSHQIPAYIVDPVCVDELIDEARISGLADIERKSHVHALNIKAVSRNVAEEIGKDLDDANFVVAHLGGGISVAAVRNGRIIDVNNAENEGPFSPERAGGLPAKQLVQLCFSGKYTEKELLQRMTKQGGIYSYLGTKNVIEVEQRVLDGEEEAAVILRAMVHQIGKEIGAIATVQEGKIDGIILTGGIAHSQMIVGLIQEKISFLGKVFVLPGEAEMKALIAGAFRVMNGKEKAKIY
- a CDS encoding DUF2254 domain-containing protein — its product is MLKKIVLRIRESMWLKPVIYSVLAFLLALAVIYIDHNELAQGIVPSFLLTNVELAQTILGTISGALLTMTTITFSTIMVVLTTYSSQFSPRTLSNFVEDPVTMRVLGIFMGGFVYSILSLLFMSETWYESQVISATVGVFIAFICLAFFAYFIHNVATSVQVSTLIREITEGALKVIRRQEDILESDYTNVINDRKDAGFTYEFVRDVKCRDYGYVQLTDYEGLLKYASQNALGVEANFLNGDFLTEDSIAFRIHHSGEIDEDIEAVLNQYLKLGKERSSIQDPEFALQKIVEVALRAISPGINDPNTARVCISYLGMALSHLCRVRSNGRYIAYYDEDMQPRIIGKQKRTMDILYLSFYQIIHYGSQDFSILTALIDAFLLIGKTADDSLKKSIWELYIYSMEKFDSNKLKDLDHIYLNEKKRELSTVLGIAL
- a CDS encoding GGDEF and EAL domain-containing protein gives rise to the protein MGSDGKLQRNTGFIIVFFLLFTELIDWLTSFYFPISKGVGYMIDLAVSIVFIALVLRIFKAVNHASEDLEGHKKRLKSIFDTLDVAIWSHDLKTDTLLITSGIEKLYGHSSEEFYHDNTLWKKVIHPDDLHILAVREDGLSRGEAVTSVYRIIRPDGEVRWIQDRGIPVIDENGNFVDFTSVLFDITDRQESEGRYRSLVEMSPDLIAVYSRGKLDYINEAGCKLYNAKSPEELIGQPISKLIPLDVLARIKNRELTIDENFEEKLWFEFKATKIGGQLIDVEMSAMPILYEGRMAEQIVDRDLTQRKKAEKTIKYMAYYDVLTGLPNRNMVRKHLNAVLSNGNGKLAVLFLDLDRFKIINDTKGHSVGDLLLKVVASRLKSAVKDQGLVSRQGGDEFIIVLKDFDKDQVIEVAERILVEFNAGMTIEGQEFFVTPSIGISMAPADGQDEETLIKHADTAMYLAKERGKNNYQFYTDKLHGLSSRKMELENGLRKALEQNQLTLHYQPQVNLETGEIIGVEALVRWVHPEKGIISPAEFIPMVEETGLIVPLGKWVLEKAAAQNKEWQEKGYSPIPMSVNISVRQMQEDTFIDCIKQVLFDTQLAPNYLDFEITESVMQNSEKTALILDQLKELGVTLAIDDFGTGYSSLSLLKHFPIDKIKIDKSFVDDIIHHSNQGAMVKTIIDMGHNLKFSVIAEGVEEQEQVGFLLENGCMIGQGYHFSRPLPVEAIEELLIKNKNQEGILQ
- a CDS encoding bifunctional enoyl-CoA hydratase/phosphate acetyltransferase, which encodes MRYKSFKDVIDAARTRRPVKLSVAAAHDRDVLEAVKAAVELGIIEPFLVGDPKKIIELARELDFSVEAYPIYPAYTENENAFIAAKLASEGQVQAIMKGFVNSTPFLKGVLDKELNLKTGRVISHISVFDIPGAEQLISMSDGGINIAPDFQQKKEIIQNAVEFLSTIEVNHPRVAILAANERVSEKMPVTVEADHLAMLIKNEYSQELLIEGPLPLDLAISRESLLHKGLDSELEGAADLLIVPTIEAGNFLGKAITYFAKGTMAGIVLGAKIPLVLNSRSDAAEAKLASIALAVVAASNTTVSVGR